The bacterium genome includes the window TGAACTGCGCGCGGGCCTCGGCGCGCTCGGCGTCGCCGTCGCAGTGAAGGTCTACGTCGGCGTCCATCATGGTTGCGAACTGCCCCACCATGTCATCGGAGTAGTCGGCATGGGAGACCGGGCGCCGCGGGCCGGCGATGCCGTCCGCCCCGTGGAAGCCGTCGAAGCCGTAGTCGGTGAGCACCTCCCGCAGCTTCGCCACGAAGTAGTCCTCATAGTACGTCCCGTCCGCCAGCCGCTTGAGCGGGCCGATAGTGCCGCCCGCCTCGCCGGTATGACGCACCGCCCAGACCTCCGGGTGGCTGTCGGACCACGGGCTGCGCCGGGGCTGGCCGTCCACGTTGCTGACGAAGATGTCCATCACCGAGCAGTAGACCTGGATTCCCCGGCGCTGCAGCTCCTGCACCAGCCCCCGGAACTGCCAGTTGGTCCACTCCTGCCGCCGCCGCTCGGCGTTGTAGCTGCGGGCGCCGTACGCGCAGACATCGGGCGGGAGGACGATCTCGCGGTCCATGCCCTCGTGGGCGTTCACGAAGTCGGTGCAGCACAGGTGGAAGGTCAGGACATCGGGGACGAGGCCGGCGTTGTCGAGGAAGGCGCCGACATGGTAGTCGGGCTCCGTGTTGTCGAACCCGAGTAACTCAATCCACATCCAGCGCTGGCAGTTGGGGCGGGACTCCGACATGGCATCACATCCAGACGCACAGGTGAGGTGGCAGGCACGGCCAGGCCACCGGTAGTGGGACCCGACGAGAGATTCGCGGAGTGGCGGTCAGGGGAGTGGACCCGTCGGCCGAGGGCCGTCAGTCCATCGAGATCGGCGCCTCCGGGTGGGCGGCGGCCTCGTGCGGCAGTTGCCGGGCCGGGCCGACAATCTCGAAGGTGCGCTTGATGCGCTTGCCCCAGCTCTGGGCGAGCGAGCGCGGGGTGGACTTGTTCGCCTTCGCATCCGCCGGGGTCACGCTCAGCAGGTAGATGCCGTTGGCGTACACGGCGATGCCGGCGGGGCACTTGCGATAGGTCATGTTGACCGGCTTGAGGTACTCGGTGTGGGTGAGCGCCTTGGTGAGGCGGAACTCGAAGATGGCGCGGCGCTGGGCGGGGGTCATGCCGCCGGCCGCGACGCGGAACTTGAGGATGTGCTGGCCGCCGATGTCCACGCTGGCCGGATCCCAGCCGTACGGGTCAACTGCGAGGGCCACCGAGGCCACCAGGCTGAATGACACCACTAGCATCGCGATCCGCATGATCGTCCTCCCACAGGAGCGGCACACGGGCCCGCCCTTGAGTTGGTCTCCGCTGACACCCATGAGGGCACTTCGCGCTGCCGGGGGCGAATACCTGCCCGGCCGGCGCGGCCTCCGCAGGAAACGGCGGCCCCGGGCGCGAAGACACACCTTACCACCATCCGAGGAGACGCGCCATGAGCAACTGGAAAGCCGCCTACGAACTTCTCGCCGCCGGTCTGGCCGACCGCGGCGTTGATGTCGAGCAGGTCAAGGGCCTGCTGAAGGCCCAGCACATCGAGACCCCCTCCTGGGGCTACGCCGACTCGGGCACCCGCTTCAATGTCTTCAAGCAGCCCGGCGCGGCCATCACCATCCAGGAGAAGCTGGACGACGCCGCCCAGGTGCACAGGTTCACCGGCGTCACGCCGACCGTCGCCGTCCACGTGGCGTGGGACTTCGTGGAGGGCGTGGACCCGCAGGAGGTCGTGAAGTACGCCGAGAGCCGCGGGGTCCAGGTCGGCGCCATCAACCCCACCATGTTCCAGGAGCAGTTCTACCTCAACGGCGCCATCGCCAACGCCGACCCGAAGGTGCGGCGGCACGTCGTGGACCACATGCTGCACTCGGTGGACATCGGCCGGCAGGTCGGCTCCGAGGTCCTCAGCCTGTGGTTCGCCGATGGCACCAACTACCCCGGCCAGGGCGACTTCGTCCGGCGCAAGCACTGGGTCAGCGAGTGCCTGCAGGAAGTCTACGCCGCCATGCCCCCGACCATGCGCATGATGGTCGAGTACAAGCTCTTCGAGCCCGGCTTCTACCACACCGACATCGCCGACTGGGGCATGGCCTATGTCTTCTGCCAGCAGTGCGGGCCGCAGGCACAGGTGCTGGTGGATCTGGGCCACCACGCTCGCGCCGTCAACATCGAGCACATCGTCGCCTTCCTGCTGGATGAGGGCTGCATGGGTGGCTTCCACTTCAACGACGCCCGCTACGCCGACGATGATCTGACCACCGGCTCAGTGAACCCGTACCAGGTCTTCCTGATCTACTGCGAGCTGGTCAAGGCCGCCGAGCTGGCGCAGAACGTGGCCTACATGATCGACCAGTCCCACGGGGAGAAGCCCAAGATCGAGGCCATGATCCAGTCGGTCTGCAGCATCCAGACGGCGTACGCCAAGGCCCTGCTGGTGGACTTCGCGGCCCTGACGCAGGCGCAAGCCGAGGGCAACATCGTGGACGGCGAGAACATCCTGGTCGCGGCGTTCAACACCGATGTTGAGCCGCTGCTGCGGCAGGTCCGCGAGGAGATGGGCCTGGCGCCCGATCCGCTGGCGGCCTACCGCGCGAGCGGCTACCAGCAGAAGATAGACAGCGAGCGCGGCTTCCGCGAGGGCGGCGGCGGGTTGGGGTAGCGGCGCTTGCCGGGGCTAGGTGACTGCAGGGCGGTGGTACGCCCGACACTCCTGTCGGGCGTGCCTGTTGAGAACGGCGACGCGCCCGACAGGAGTGTCGGGCGCACCGCTCCCCGTCCTGCAGCTCAGTACTCCAGCACCTTCGTCTCCCCCTGGGCGAACTGCACGGTCACTTGCGGCCCCGTCCCGAGGGCTTTGCCGTCGAGGGCGTCGCGGACCGGGCCCGGCTTGCCGGTGCTGATGGCCACCGGCCCGGCCTGGTGCGCCTGGATGGAAAGGTAGCGCTCCGTCGCCCACACCGCCGAGTTGTCCTCGGTGAAGACGTGGACCCCGGCCAGCTTCGCCAGCGCCCGCACCAGCTCGGGCGTCAGCGCGGGGATGCCCAGGAACACATCCGTCCCCGCCTGCCCCCGTCGCACGACCACCGCCGGCGAGCCATCGGCATAGGTCGCCCAGGTCTCCTCGGGTGTGGCCGCCACAGTGAAGAGCGGCTCGATGGGGACCTTCGGCCCCCACTTGTTCACAGCTTCCCAGCCCTCGGTCAGGCCGGCCCGCTTGCCTACCTCGGTGGGCGTCACGGCCACGGTGGCCGCGGGCAGCGCCCGGGCCGCGAAGCCGGTGACTTCCTGGATGCCGGCGAGGTCGAGGCGGTCGGGGGTGATGACGCCGGGCGCGTAGCACCACACCCTTGCCGGCTGGAAGCCGGCGCTCCGGCGGCTCGCCGCCAGTTGCGCGCGCTCCTGGGGGCTCAGCGCGTAGGCGGCCAGGAAGAACTGCAGCTTCGCCGGGACCTTGCCGGCCAGCACGTCATCCAGCAGGTACTGCCCGTACGGCGCGCCGGAGCGGCCGAGGGCCGCGCGCGCGTCGTAGATGAGCGGGCGGGCGAACGCCGCTGACCCGCCCGGCAGGTGGCACATGCTGTCCTCGTCTATGATCGCGGCGATGTCGGGCGTGAACCGCTTCGTCCGCTGCGCCAGCGCCTCATCCACCGGGTGCAGGCGCACCATCTGCTCCCAGATGCGGGCATCGTTGAACCAGCCCTGGGCCGGCAGGTCCATCCACCACGACCCGAAGCCCCGCAGCGCCTCCTGGGCGGTGTTGCGCAGCATCACCTGCTGGGTCTGCAGCAGGTCCACCAGCCCGCCCTCCTGCACGTGCTCTTGCTGGCGTGGGTCCAGGAAGGTGCGCGAGTCGTCCTCATTGAGCCACAGGATGCCGGCCTGCATGACGCTCTCGGCAGCAGTCATGCACGGGGCGGTGCCGAGCCAGTCGCGGTCGGTATAGGAGATCGGCGAACAGAGGATGTCTATGTCCTGGCCCTGCAAGACGGTGGACAGGGCGTAGTGGCCGCACGTCGGCGCCCCGCACTGCAGCGGCGGGAACTCGAACAGGTAGCCATAGAAGAACACCACGAGCTTCTGCCCGCCGGTGCCGCGGCGGCAGGCGGCGGCCATGGCGAGGACATGCTCGGCCATCTCCTGCTGCTGGAAGCGGGCGAAGTCAATCAGCCGGCGCTCCTTGGCCGGGTCGCGCAGGAAGCCGTTGGGGTGCGCGCGGCGCTCGTCCGCGGTCGGCACGGTGGCTGCGTCGGCATCGGGAACGCCCCGGGCCTTCAGCCATGCCCGGAAGGCCACCAGCGTGTCGGCATCATAGCCACTCAGCGGACGCGACCACGAGTCTTGGTAGAACCACTCCCCGGTGTTCTGCCCGCAGGGGTGGATGCCCGCGAAGTGATCCGGGAAGGTCTCGGTGAGGTGGCGGGAGAGCTTCTCCAGGTGGGCGCACACCTCGGCCCGGTAGACGCGGTCCGAGACGCAGGAGTGCAGCTTGACCTGGTCCCCGTCGTAGACCATGCGGCTGTTGGGATGGCGCTCCAGCCACCAGCCGGGCGCGTCGGCGCCCACCCGTGGGACAAGCAGCACCTTGGGGTTGACGGCGATGATCTGGCGGCACAACTGATCCAGGGGCCGCCAGTCCTGCGGCTTCTCCGGCTCGGCCCAGCAGCTTGGCGCCGAGAAGGAGACGAGGTTGACACCGGCGTCGCGGGCCAGGGCCACCTGCTGCAGGAAGGGCCCGGGCGGCCCGCCCATGTATGTCCAGACGCCCCCGAGCACGTTGTACAGTTGCGGCCGGATCGTCGTCGCCGGGGTCGCCTTCGCGCGGAAGCTCACCCGGTACGTCCGCCCCTCCGCGAACGTCAGGCTCCTGTGGCTGTGAAAGTGGAAGTCGGGCCACTTGGCGCCGCCGGGCGGGTTGCTCAGGGTCACATGCAGCGCCCCGTCGGCGATCTCCCACTTGCCCACGGTGTTCGCCTCGGCCAGCGGCCAGGTGCTCCAGTTGGCGGCCAGGCCCTCCGGCGTGGCAAAGCTGCCGGGGGGCAGCACGTCCGCCCCGGTCTGCGCGTCCTGGATGCGGACCTCGGCGATCCACACCTCGCCGGGCGTCTGGTTGAAGCGGAAGTGCAGCGTCCCGGTGCCGTCCACCTGGCCCGGCCGGATCTCGAAGGAGATCTCCTGCCACTCGGGCTTGATCGCCACTGGACCGCTGTTCATCGAGCCCCAGAGGAAGCGCGGGGGGATCGGCTTGCCGTTGAGGTGTATCTGCGGTCCGCCGGGGGTGTTCTGTACGCGGACGGTGATGCCTGCCCACAGGGACGACGCGCACAGCACGACGATGAGGCAGAGGCAGTGGCGTAGCATGGCCAGACCTCCGGTTGGGGTAGACGGTAGTTGGCGCTGCGACCACAGAAGTCCTTCATGGAGGGACCCCGAGAGCCCCGTCCGCTGTCCATATGGATGATGCACCATCCGGCTGCGCCAGGGGGCATGGCGCATGGCATGGCTCGCAGTGATGCTGTTCGTGGGCGGCGCGGTGGCGCTCTGGCGGCTCGCCGGGAGCCTCCGCGCGCGGCAGAAGACGGCGGCGGGGGCAGGGATCGCGGCCTTCGTCTTCCTGCTGGGGTGGCTCTATCTCACGGGCTTCAGCCATGCCGGCGCTCATGTCCCCTGGGATGACTTCGTCTTTTTCGAGCGCCTCCCCGCCCACCTGTCCGTCCTGTTCATCCTGGCGCTGTGTTGGCACCTCCCCTCGCGCGTGCGTCGCGGCCTCATCGTCACGCTCCTCGCCATCGCCGGGGGCTACGGCCTCCTGGAGGTCAGCGGCCCGCTGCTGATGCCGGTGTACGGCAGCCGGCTGGATGACACCGTCTCGGTTCGCGTGGGGCGGCGTGTCCTCACGCCGCCTGCGGGCGTGGGGACACGCCCGCCCACGCGCGTCCCGTTACCCACGTGCCTCTCGGCGCCCGCGCAGCTCGACGTGCAGGTCACGCAGTCCACCGGCTGGACGTGCGGGCCGGCGGCGCTGGCGTGGGCGCTGCAACTGCGGGGGATGGCGGTGAGTGAGAAGCGAGCGGCCTTCCTGAGCGCCACGACGCCCTTCCACGGCACACCCGACCGGGGCGTCCTGCGCGCGGCGCATCGCCTCGGCGTGCCGGGGCACATGGAGCGGGGTCTGAGCTACGAGCAGCTCACGCGCCTGCCGCATCCGAGCCTCGTGACGTGGCACCTGGGGGGCATGGTCATGCACTTCGTGGTGCTGATCGGCATGGACGAGCAGGGGGTGAAGATCGGCGACCCGATGCTGGGTGAGGTGGACTACAGCAAGGAGGAGTTCCTGGCGAAGTGGGGGCGGAGCGTAGTCGTGCTGGAGTAGCGCGTGTCGGGCCGGGCCGTTGCAGGGCGGGGGCTTGTACCCCGCCCCGAATGGCACTAGCCGAACGGATGGGCGGGGTACAAGCCCCCGCCCTACACACGGCCTCAGTCCACCTCAACCTGTGGGCACAGCCCCTCGACGCAGCAGCGGTCGTGCGCGGGCTTGCGGGCGCTGCACACCCGCCGGCCGTGCCAGATCAGGCAGTGGGCGAAGCTGATCCACCGCTCCTTGGGGATTAGCGCCATCAGGTCCCGCTCGATCTTGTCGGTGTTGATCGCCACCGTCTCGGTCTGCGGCGGGGTCAGCCCCAGGCGCACCGACAGCCGCGCCACGTGCGTATCCACGACGATCCCCTCGGCCAGGCCGTAGGCACATCCCAACACGACGCTCGCCGTCTTGCGCGACACGCCGGGGAGCTGGATCAGCTCCGCCATTGTCTGCGGCACTTCGCCCCCGAAGCGTTCCAGCAGCATCTGCGAGGCGCCGATGATGCTCTTGGTCTTGTTGCGGAAGAAGCCCGTGGGGCGCAGGACCGGCTCCAGCCATGCCGCGTCGGCCTTGGCGAAGTGCTCGGGCTTGTTGTGGGTGCGGAACAGGTCGGCCGTCACCTCGTTGACCTTTACGTCCGTGGCCTGGGCCGACAGGATGGTGGCGACGAGAAGTTCGAACGGGGTGCGGTAGCTCAGCTCGCAGGTCGCGCCGGGGTATTCCGCGTCGAGTGACTCGGCGATCTGCAGGGCGCGGGCTTGCCTCTTGGCCTTGGATTCACGCATCAGTTGCCTCCGTGCTGGCAGTGGGAGCGGTCATCGGTGGTTGCGGTCACGTGGGAGCGGTCACCGACCGCGACTGGCTGCCGGGTCGCGGTCGGGGACCGCTCCCACTGCCGAGCCCTCCCACTCGTGACTGCTCCCACATAAGCGCAACCGCCTATCCCCACAGCCTCGCCATCGCGATGAACGCCTTCAGCCCCCACAGGTGGCACCAGGTGTTCTCGTAGTCATTCGCCCCGGTGTAGCCGTAGTTGACGCCGACCGGGTACTTGGTCAGGTGGGTCTTCTCCATGCGGTCGAGGGTGTTGTCCACCCACTGCAGGTACTTCGCCTCACCTGTCACCTGCCACGCCAGGCAGCAGGCCACGATCATCTGCATGTTGCGGTCGTAGACGACCGGCGTGCCGGGCTCGGTGGTGCCGCCGTCGCCGATGCCCGGGGGCTGCTTGGGGTCCGAGCCGTCGCGGACGTTGTGCCGTACCCAGCCGCCATCGGGGGTGCGGCTGCGGTCGGCGAGGAACTGCAGGGCCGCCAGCGCGTGGGCGCGGTACTGGTGCTCGCCCAGCAGGTCCAGCCGCAGGCAGGCCTGGATCATGTTGGAGTTGATGTGGGTGAACTTCGTCGTGTACTTCGGCAGCGGCCCGCCGGCCTTCCCATCAATGAACCACCCACCGTACTCGCCGTCCCACAGCGCCGCATCAGCATGGGCCACGACGGTCTTCGCCAGCGTCAGGAAGCGCTCCTCGCGGCGGCAGTCGTAGCAGTCCAGCAGCTTGAGGGCCAGGTAGCCCGACCCGTAGAGGTTCTGCGTCTGGTCGGCCCTGAAGGCGCTGGTCGCGGTGATGCGGGCCAGCACGCCCTCGGCGATCTGCGGCCAACTCCCGTGGCGACGGTAGTGCGTGTAGCACAGCAGCCCGGCCACGTTGATCATGTTGAACTCGGGGTAGAACCCCTTCTCCCACGTGCCGGTCTTGGTGGAGTACTTGAGGTAGAAGTGGGGATCGGCGGGGTCATAGCCGTGGCGCACGACCCAGTCGAGGAGGTCGCGGGCCTGGTCGAGCAGCGCCGCGTCCTGCTTCCCGCCCAGCTCGTATAGGTCCATCTTCACGAGCGCGTAGTACGACTGCTGCTGGGTGTGGAAGTTGCCTTCCCAGGCCTCGGTGGGCTCGGGCTTACTCATGCTGTTCTGGTGGATCGCCCGCCCGCCCAGCACCTCGTTGTACAGGTACGCCTCGTCGCAGGCCACCATGTCGGCCAGGCGCTGGTTGACCCACGCGCGCGAATGGCGCAGGGGCGGAGCGGCCATGGCGAGCGAGGAGATGGCCAGCAGTGTCAGCACCACCGACAGAGCCTGTCTCATGTTCTCCTCCTGGCAACAAACGTGGCGGCGACATGGTTGCCGCCGCCACGGGGAACGCAGGCGACCCATCGTCGGACGCCCTGTGCCGTCACTTGCCACTTGTCACCTGCCACTCGCCGTCAGAACCCTGTCCGCTTCTCCCACATCGTCGGGTGGTCAATGGGGTGCTCGTGCTTCATGACCGACTCGGCGACGCGGGCGAGGCCCTCGTCGAGCGAGACCTTGGGCTCGCCGAACAGACGCACCATCTCATCGGTCTTGGCCAGCAGCGCCGTCTCGGAGGGCGTGCCCGTGAACTTCGGCTCCTTGCCCATGAGCTGCCCGAGCTTCTCGGCGATGGCACGCACGCTGACCTTCTCCGTGCCGGTGAGGTTCAGGTACTTGGCCGGCACCGAGGCCACTTCCCACGAGCGGTACATGGCGTCCATCAGGTCATCCAGCCAGATGACATTGACGTAGGAGGTGGTCAGGTCAATCTCCTCGCCGTCGCGCACCTGCCGGGCGATGTCCGTCGGCACCCCGAACTCGGTGTTGTAGCCGTAGAAGATCCGCTGGTTGACGGCGGGCGTGTTGTTGCGGCGCGAGAAGTAGTCCACCATCCACTCGGCGCCCATGCGCGTGGTAGCGTACAGGCTGGAGGCGCCCACAGGATCGGACTCGCTGCAGCCATCCACCGAGTCGGGGTAGACGTTACCGCTGGAGGAGTACAGGACGCAGCCGCTGTCCTGGAAGTACTCCATGACCCGGCCGGTCACGAACACGTTCATGTTCACCGCCGCCGGGGGGTTCTGGCTGGAGCCGAACTTCAGACCGGCCATGTGGAAGACGATGTCGAAGTCGGCGGGGAGGTCCGCCAGGGCGTCCCAGGCCGCCACATCGCGCTTGTGGGTGGTCACGCCGAGGGCTTGCAGCTCCTCTTCCTGGCCGGGCGTGCCGAAGCGGGCGACGCCCGAAACGTCGTGCCCCATCTCCACGAGCTTCCGCACCAGGTGCTTGCCGATCTTGCCGGTCGGCCCGATCATCATGATTCGCTTGGACAAATGGCTTCACTCCCTGACAGGAAAAACCGACACGCCGGCGTCTCCTCCCCGGCGTGTCTGGTGATACTACCAATACTCCGGCGGAAGGGCAAGGCTACCGGGCAGAACCGGGCCGCCGGTCCGGGCCGTCAAAGCTGTACCGACTGCCGCGCCGCTCCTGCCTTCGGGGCCTTCGCCTCCACCGTCACCGTCGCCCCCGCCGGCCCGCGCACGAACCACTCCAGGTCCAGGTGGCCGCTCAGGGCCGGCAGAGAGGGCTGCTCCACCACGCCCGAACGCGACAGCAGCGTCACGCCCTCGCCGAGGACCAGGCGGATGGTGACCGGGCCATTGGCCGCGACGCGGCTGCCATGCTCGGTCACCTGCGTGGGCAGGCCGCCGGTGTTGGCCACCGTGGCCTGCAGACGGTACACCTGCCCCTCCACGGCCTCGGCGGTGAGGCTGTGAATGGCAAGCTGCGGGTGGCGTCGGGCGTGCTCGAGGATGAACTCTGCGCAGTTGGCGCCGATGGTCTGCAGGGCCTGCGGGGGCGGGGTGCCCCAGAAGACCGACTTGAGCCCGCCGATCTCCACCGGCCCGAGCTGGGGATGATCGAACGGCTGCCAGTCCACGAAGCCGGGCTCCGCCTGCTCGGTGGCGTACTTGAGCACCTGCCGCATGAACAGCACCTCGCGCGTCTGCTCATCAGCGCCGAAGTACTGGTCGGTGGTGATGCCGGCGGCGTTGAAGACGCTACCCAGCTCGATCTCGTACACCGAGAGCCCCAGCCCGAAGTAGCCCCAGTCGGTGAAATGGCCCTTGAGCGAGATGGGCTTGTCGCAGTCGCAGCGGTAGTCGCGCACGGCCCGCAGCTTGAAGCCCGTGAGCCGCTCGCCGATCTCCCCGATCTCCTTCATCATGCGCACATCGGCGGCATTCATCTCGTCATCCGCCGTCGTGGCCGAGGGCCGCAGCACGGCATTGCAGCCGTTGTGGAAGCCCAGCATGGCGAAGACATTGGGATGGTCGCGCACCCAGTCGGCGAGCGCCTTGAGCTCCGGGTTGGAGAAGGCGTGGTCGCCGGCGCCATACTGCAGGTGCTCCGGCTGCCAGTTCACCGCCCAGTTGCGGTTGAAGTCCAGACCGCGGACGGCCTCCTGGATGGGGCCGCCGTCATAGTCCTCGATCATGCCCTCGCGCATCATCTGGTAGAACGGCCCGGCATCGCCGGCGCGGCGGCGCAGCAGCAGGCGCGGGTCCTCCTCGTCGGCCCGGTACGGGCCGAAGGGGTCCTGCCAGCGCATGGACAGGATCATGCCGTCGCCGTTGAGGTCCCGGGCCACGAGGCCGTTCTTGCGCGGGCGGTACTCATACTTGCTGCGGATCTGGCCGGAGGTGGTGAGAGCATACTCGGCGCCGTCGGGATTGACCCGCGGGATGATGTAGAAGGCGACCTCGCCCAGCAGCGCCGTGGCGGCGGGGTCAGTCAGGAGTTGCTCGATCAGCACCAGCGAGGCGGTCGTCCCCGACACCTCGACCGCGTGGACATTGGCCTGGACCAGGTAGCCGGGCCGGGCGGCGGGGTCGCCGGTCGCGAGGTCCGTGACCTCCACCAGCCACTCCTCGCGGCCCTCGGGCGTGGTGTAGATGTTGTGCAGCCGCACGCGGTCGGGCGCCGCCGCGGCGACCTGGCGCAGGTGCTCGGTCAGCTCCTGGTGCTGGTAGTACTCGCCGAACGCAACTGCCGGTAGGGCTGTCATGTCCCACGCCTCCGTGGCTACTCGTTGTCCCCGCCCATGTCCATGATCATGGCCATGCCACGCCATTCGGAGCGGATCGTGCCGAAGACGGTGACGCCGCCTGCGTGGCTATAGAAGTCGTTACCGATGGCCTGCACGCGCAGGGTCAGCATGTTGATGTCGGTGAAAATGCCGCCGGGAATCACGCAACGGGTGGTGTCGCCGGGCAGCAGGATGCCATTATTGAGGTCATCGGCGATCGTGGTCTCCTGCTGGTAGCCGCCCCGGATGCGCAGCGGCGGCTGCACCAGCGTGCTGAACCACGAGGTCGAAGTCATCTTCTGGCCGCCGCCCTCCACCTGCATCCCGGTGGCGATGAGCAGATAGCCGCGTGCGCCCGGGACCGGCTCCCAGGTCACCGTCGTGGGCTCCTGCAGCTTCAGCTTGCCCATGTCCGGCGCCGTGACCTTGATCTCCGGCAGGAAGCCGTCGAGCGTAGCCGTGCCGCCGGTGTTGCAGACGTAGTCGCCCAGGCCCTTGACGGTCGGCGGCAGCTTACCCTCGTCCCCGGTGGCCTCCTTGCCCATCATCTCGTCCACGAGGCGGCTGAGGTCCGGCATCGCGGGCCCGCCGCGGCCGGCGCGGCCCCGGCCGCCCGTCTGCACCTTCAGGGACTCCGTGATGGGGCCCTCGGCCTGGTCAGGATGCCAGTAGAGCTTGTTCACGAACTCCACGGTCTGCGGCGTACCGTCGCCGCCTTGGCCGCCCTGGTCGCCCTGGCCGCCGGCAGTGGTGCTCTTGGGCACGTGCAGCGGCAGGCGGTTGTCCGCCAGCTGGAGGTCTGTCGGCACGGTGAGGAAGACCGGCTCGACCGGCGTCTGGTCATAGAGCGCCCGGGCGGAGATCGTGTGCTGCACACCCCCGCCGCCCATTCCGGGGATCTGCATGGGCACGGCGGGCATCCCCGGGATGACCATCGGCGCCTGGACTTCGGTGGAGATCACGACATGCAGAGTCTTGGTCGGGGGCTGCTGGGCGGCTGCGAGAGCGGGAACCATCAG containing:
- a CDS encoding NAD(P)-dependent oxidoreductase, which produces MSKRIMMIGPTGKIGKHLVRKLVEMGHDVSGVARFGTPGQEEELQALGVTTHKRDVAAWDALADLPADFDIVFHMAGLKFGSSQNPPAAVNMNVFVTGRVMEYFQDSGCVLYSSSGNVYPDSVDGCSESDPVGASSLYATTRMGAEWMVDYFSRRNNTPAVNQRIFYGYNTEFGVPTDIARQVRDGEEIDLTTSYVNVIWLDDLMDAMYRSWEVASVPAKYLNLTGTEKVSVRAIAEKLGQLMGKEPKFTGTPSETALLAKTDEMVRLFGEPKVSLDEGLARVAESVMKHEHPIDHPTMWEKRTGF
- a CDS encoding M14 family metallopeptidase; the encoded protein is MTALPAVAFGEYYQHQELTEHLRQVAAAAPDRVRLHNIYTTPEGREEWLVEVTDLATGDPAARPGYLVQANVHAVEVSGTTASLVLIEQLLTDPAATALLGEVAFYIIPRVNPDGAEYALTTSGQIRSKYEYRPRKNGLVARDLNGDGMILSMRWQDPFGPYRADEEDPRLLLRRRAGDAGPFYQMMREGMIEDYDGGPIQEAVRGLDFNRNWAVNWQPEHLQYGAGDHAFSNPELKALADWVRDHPNVFAMLGFHNGCNAVLRPSATTADDEMNAADVRMMKEIGEIGERLTGFKLRAVRDYRCDCDKPISLKGHFTDWGYFGLGLSVYEIELGSVFNAAGITTDQYFGADEQTREVLFMRQVLKYATEQAEPGFVDWQPFDHPQLGPVEIGGLKSVFWGTPPPQALQTIGANCAEFILEHARRHPQLAIHSLTAEAVEGQVYRLQATVANTGGLPTQVTEHGSRVAANGPVTIRLVLGEGVTLLSRSGVVEQPSLPALSGHLDLEWFVRGPAGATVTVEAKAPKAGAARQSVQL
- the rhaI gene encoding L-rhamnose isomerase encodes the protein MSNWKAAYELLAAGLADRGVDVEQVKGLLKAQHIETPSWGYADSGTRFNVFKQPGAAITIQEKLDDAAQVHRFTGVTPTVAVHVAWDFVEGVDPQEVVKYAESRGVQVGAINPTMFQEQFYLNGAIANADPKVRRHVVDHMLHSVDIGRQVGSEVLSLWFADGTNYPGQGDFVRRKHWVSECLQEVYAAMPPTMRMMVEYKLFEPGFYHTDIADWGMAYVFCQQCGPQAQVLVDLGHHARAVNIEHIVAFLLDEGCMGGFHFNDARYADDDLTTGSVNPYQVFLIYCELVKAAELAQNVAYMIDQSHGEKPKIEAMIQSVCSIQTAYAKALLVDFAALTQAQAEGNIVDGENILVAAFNTDVEPLLRQVREEMGLAPDPLAAYRASGYQQKIDSERGFREGGGGLG
- the nth gene encoding endonuclease III: MRESKAKRQARALQIAESLDAEYPGATCELSYRTPFELLVATILSAQATDVKVNEVTADLFRTHNKPEHFAKADAAWLEPVLRPTGFFRNKTKSIIGASQMLLERFGGEVPQTMAELIQLPGVSRKTASVVLGCAYGLAEGIVVDTHVARLSVRLGLTPPQTETVAINTDKIERDLMALIPKERWISFAHCLIWHGRRVCSARKPAHDRCCVEGLCPQVEVD
- a CDS encoding AGE family epimerase/isomerase, whose protein sequence is MRQALSVVLTLLAISSLAMAAPPLRHSRAWVNQRLADMVACDEAYLYNEVLGGRAIHQNSMSKPEPTEAWEGNFHTQQQSYYALVKMDLYELGGKQDAALLDQARDLLDWVVRHGYDPADPHFYLKYSTKTGTWEKGFYPEFNMINVAGLLCYTHYRRHGSWPQIAEGVLARITATSAFRADQTQNLYGSGYLALKLLDCYDCRREERFLTLAKTVVAHADAALWDGEYGGWFIDGKAGGPLPKYTTKFTHINSNMIQACLRLDLLGEHQYRAHALAALQFLADRSRTPDGGWVRHNVRDGSDPKQPPGIGDGGTTEPGTPVVYDRNMQMIVACCLAWQVTGEAKYLQWVDNTLDRMEKTHLTKYPVGVNYGYTGANDYENTWCHLWGLKAFIAMARLWG
- a CDS encoding beta-galactosidase, whose protein sequence is MLRHCLCLIVVLCASSLWAGITVRVQNTPGGPQIHLNGKPIPPRFLWGSMNSGPVAIKPEWQEISFEIRPGQVDGTGTLHFRFNQTPGEVWIAEVRIQDAQTGADVLPPGSFATPEGLAANWSTWPLAEANTVGKWEIADGALHVTLSNPPGGAKWPDFHFHSHRSLTFAEGRTYRVSFRAKATPATTIRPQLYNVLGGVWTYMGGPPGPFLQQVALARDAGVNLVSFSAPSCWAEPEKPQDWRPLDQLCRQIIAVNPKVLLVPRVGADAPGWWLERHPNSRMVYDGDQVKLHSCVSDRVYRAEVCAHLEKLSRHLTETFPDHFAGIHPCGQNTGEWFYQDSWSRPLSGYDADTLVAFRAWLKARGVPDADAATVPTADERRAHPNGFLRDPAKERRLIDFARFQQQEMAEHVLAMAAACRRGTGGQKLVVFFYGYLFEFPPLQCGAPTCGHYALSTVLQGQDIDILCSPISYTDRDWLGTAPCMTAAESVMQAGILWLNEDDSRTFLDPRQQEHVQEGGLVDLLQTQQVMLRNTAQEALRGFGSWWMDLPAQGWFNDARIWEQMVRLHPVDEALAQRTKRFTPDIAAIIDEDSMCHLPGGSAAFARPLIYDARAALGRSGAPYGQYLLDDVLAGKVPAKLQFFLAAYALSPQERAQLAASRRSAGFQPARVWCYAPGVITPDRLDLAGIQEVTGFAARALPAATVAVTPTEVGKRAGLTEGWEAVNKWGPKVPIEPLFTVAATPEETWATYADGSPAVVVRRGQAGTDVFLGIPALTPELVRALAKLAGVHVFTEDNSAVWATERYLSIQAHQAGPVAISTGKPGPVRDALDGKALGTGPQVTVQFAQGETKVLEY